The following are encoded together in the Glycine max cultivar Williams 82 chromosome 8, Glycine_max_v4.0, whole genome shotgun sequence genome:
- the LOC100804069 gene encoding pentatricopeptide repeat-containing protein At1g55890, mitochondrial, protein MYRVLHRAFCTATEPATTATVTVSIKSISEDLYKEVKLKNVVEKFKKASDIDRFRKKTGIYEDTVRRLAGARRFRWIRDILEHQKQYSDISNEGFSARLISLYGKSGMTKHARKVFDEMPQRNCSRTVLSLNALLAAYLHSRKYDIVGELFRDLPTQLSIKPDLVTYNTIIKAFCEKGSFDSALSVFQEIEEKGLSPDSITFNTLLDGLYSKGRFEEGEKVWEQMGVKNVAPGVRSYCSKLVGLAEVKKMGEAVVLFREMEKLGVKPDLFCINAVIKGFVNEGNLDEAKKWFGEIAKFEYDPDRNTYSIIVPFLCEKGDFKTAIDMCKEIFNNRCRVDATLLQGVVDKLASEGMDTEAKEIVEIGKTNRYCRYRLDLPAEK, encoded by the coding sequence ATGTATCGCGTTCTTCACCGCGCTTTCTGCACCGCCACCGAGCCCGCCACCACCGCCACCGTCACCGTTTCCATCAAGTCCATTTCGGAGGATCTGTACAAGGAAGTGAAGCTAAAGAATGTGGTGGAGAAGTTCAAGAAAGCCTCGGACATCGACCGCTTCCGCAAAAAAACCGGCATCTACGAAGACACCGTCCGCCGCCTCGCCGGCGCCCGACGCTTCCGGTGGATCCGCGACATCCTCGAGCACCAGAAGCAGTACTCCGACATCTCCAACGAGGGCTTCTCCGCGCGCCTCATCTCCCTGTACGGCAAGTCCGGCATGACCAAGCACGCGCGCAAGGTGTTCGACGAAATGCCGCAGCGAAACTGCAGCCGCACCGTGCTCTCCCTCAACGCACTCCTCGCTGCGTACCTCCACTCCCGCAAATACGACATCGTCGGAGAGCTTTTCAGGGACCTCCCAACGCAGCTCTCAATCAAGCCCGATTTGGTGACCTACAACACCATCATCAAGGCGTTTTGCGAAAAGGGTTCGTTTGATTCCGCATTATCAGTGTTTCAAGAGATTGAGGAGAAGGGTTTGAGCCCTGATTCCATCACGTTCAACACTTTGCTTGATGGGTTGTATTCAAAGGGTCGTTTTGAGGAGGGTGAGAAAGTGTGGGAGCAAATGGGTGTGAAGAATGTTGCTCCTGGTGTGAGGAGTTACTGCTCCAAGTTGGTGGGGTTGGCTGAGGTGAAGAAAATGGGTGAAGCAGTTGTGCTTTTTAGGGAAATGGAGAAGTTGGGTGTGAAGCCTGACCTCTTCTGCATCAATGCTGTGATCAAAGGTTTCGTGAATGAGGGTAATTTGGATGAGGCTAAGAAGTGGTTTGGTGAGATTGCAAAGTTTGAGTATGACCCTGATAGGAATACTTACTCTATCATTGTTCCATTCCTCTGTGAGAAGGGTGATTTCAAGACTGCCATTGATATGTGCAAGGAGATTTTCAACAACCGGTGCCGTGTTGATGCAACGTTGCTGCAGGGCGTGGTGGATAAGCTGGCGAGTGAGGGCATGGATACAGAGGCGAAGGAGATTGTGGAGATAGGGAAAACCAATAGGTATTGTCGCTATAGGCTAGATTTGCCAGCAGAGAAGTAG